A stretch of Anas platyrhynchos isolate ZD024472 breed Pekin duck chromosome 29, IASCAAS_PekinDuck_T2T, whole genome shotgun sequence DNA encodes these proteins:
- the LOC106015769 gene encoding kelch-like protein 23 gives MSKDCVGTELILTGQQSTDMESMQEAEELGPQAEMVADTVLEVGERLFQVSRRALSLHSRYFEAMFFGGARESTEHHIVIRGIDAAPFQALLEFTRTAQVLIGQENVISLLETADFLQFDRVKLLCEKFLERELHVSNCLGLMTYSQQFAFVELHASAMNVALTHWGDVMCQEEFKALPKETLMHFLKSDELFVPREDVVFDSIVRWIMEDPATREEDFLDLVGEVRVAFLSLSFLDVLVKRSKRHGQSDTFSRLIKKLDSCPPPSWQNLKLCPNAGRSYDTLYVLGGKHDNEQQELFLFQPKTGTWQACSPLQRRNLTQYAVAAVGNFLFVTGGYFRDEFVWYSVDWVLIYNCLSNSWLEGPAMKKSRNSHCAVGAGLYLYVLGGSTDEGIIAEVERMALVDPQWESMSPMVQPVERGDAVSVGTRIYVVCGLDENGHVYGGVQRLNTETDSWDVISFSPLPRYDLCITSLNSALYTIGGGAFRFDVETDEWTRVDEECLTKKFFMGCSTVNGQIYLLGQRKGNSALPIVVLFDPYVDMCQVIENKLPCPLPIRGCVSVRRFDTWV, from the exons ATGAGTAAAGACTGCGTAGGGACGGAGTTAATTTTAACTGGTCAGCAGTCAACAGACATGGAGTCCATGCAAGAAGCGGAAGAGCTGGGACCTCAGGCAGAAATGGTTGCAGACACGGTTCTTGAGGTTGGAGAGAGACTCTTTCAGGTCAGCCGAAGGGCACTTTCACTGCACAGCCGTTATTTTGAAGCAATGTTTTTTGGGGGTGCAAGAGAGAGCACCGAGCACCATATAGTGATCAGAGGGATCGATGCAGCACCTTTTCAGGCACTTCTTGAGTTTACTCGCACAGCCCAAGTGCTAATAGGTCAAGAAAATGTGATCAGCTTACTGGAAACAGCTGATTTTTTACAGTTTGACAGGGTGAAACTGTTGTGTGAGAAATTTCTGGAGAGGGAGCTGCATGTTTCCAACTGCCTGGGCCTGATGACCTACTCACAGCAATTTGCCTTTGTAGAGCTGCATGCATCTGCTATGAATGTAGCTCTCACCCACTGGGGGGATGTGATgtgtcaggaagaatttaagGCTCTACCCAAAGAAACGTTGATGCACTTCCTAAAAAGTGATGAGCTATTTGTTCCTCGAGAAGATGTGGTTTTTGACAGTATTGTGAGGTGGATAATGGAGGACCCAGCAACGAGGGAGGAAGACTTTTTGGATTTGGTGGGCGAAGTCAGGGTCGCTTTTCTGAGTTTGTCCTTCCTCGATGTCTTGGTGAAACGCAGCAAGCGCCATGGACAGTCAGATACCTTCTCCAGACTAATAAAGAAGTTAGACAGCTGTCCTCCACCCAGCTGGCAAAATCTGAAGCTGTGTCCTAATGCTGGTCGGAGCTATGACACCTTATATGTCCTGGGAGGAAAGCATGACAACGAACAAcaagaattatttctgtttcaacCTAAAACAGGGACCTGGCAGGCTTGTTCTCCATTGCAGCGCAGAAACCTCACACAATACGCAGTGGCAGCAGTAG GGAACTTCCTTTTTGTGACAGGAGGATATTTCCGGGATGAGTTTGTGTGGTATAGTGTCGATTGGGTGCTGATCTACAATTGTTTGAGTAATAGCTGGCTGGAAGGGCCTGCCATGAAGAAGTCTCGCAATAGCCATTGTGCAGTAGGAGCAGGGCTCTACCTGTATGTACTTGGAGGGAGCACAGATGAAGGGATAATCGCAGAAGTGGAGCGCATGGCTTTGGTGGACCCACAGTGGGAAAGCATGAGTCCTATGGTTCAACCTGTGGAGAGAGGAGATGCGGTCAGTGTGGGGACCAGGATCTATGTGGTCTGTGGTTTGGATGAAAATGGACACGTCTATGGCGGAGTGCAAAGGCTGAACACGGAGACAGACAGCTGGGATGTCATCTCATTTTCCCCACTTCCAAG GTATGACCTCTGCATCACATCACTGAATAGTGCTCTGTACACCATAGGAGGGGGAGCTTTTCGATTTGATGTGGAAACAGATGAATGGACTCGTGTGGATGAGGAATGCTTGACCAAGAAGTTCTTCATGGGATGCAGCACTGTTAATGGACAAATTTATCTCCTTGGACAGAGAAAGGGGAACAGTGCCCTCCCCATTGTAGTCCTCTTTGATCCCTATGTTGATATGTGCCAGGTCATAGAAAACAAACTGCCTTGCCCCCTTCCTATTCGTGGCTGTGTCTCTGTGCGAAGGTTTGATACATGGGTATGA
- the LOC101790516 gene encoding ceramide synthase 4-like, which translates to MGLLEEFWHHKYWLPPGATWEDMKDSADVRYPKPQDLLLCIPGALILIIVRYIFERTIALPLGRRLGVRNKPRRKAQPNATLEDFYNLIGRTPKEEDLISLAKQNDLPVKKVETWFRHRRAQDRPRLMKKFCEASWRFIFYFTSFFSALALLYDKPWFWDHTVCWLSFPQQPLLPALGWFYLLELSFYCSLVATLPFDVKRKDFKEQIIHHIATITLIFVSYCANLIRFGMIVMLVHDASDYILELAKMLHYMKWKRVCEAVFVVFAVVFISSRLVIFPLITYYYFVTKFQMFLLSCLINAFLMILQLLHIFWSYLILQMVFGVILHGAKRKDARSDTEESDRSEAEDLTKSKE; encoded by the exons ATGGGACTGTTAGAGGAGTTCTGGCACCACAAGTACTGGCTGCCACCTGGAGCTACCTGGGAAGACATGAAGGATTCTGCTGATGTTCGCTACCCAAAACCTCAGGACCTCTTGCTCTGCATCCCTGGTGCCCTGATCCTGATCATTGTCCGATACATCTTTGAAAG AACCATAGCTCTACCCCTGGGCAGGAGGCTGGGTGTGAGAAACAAGCCGAGGCGCAAAGCTCAGCCCAATGCCACGCTGGAAGACTTCTACAATCTGATTGGCAGGACCCCAAAGGAG GAGGACCTGATTTCTCTGGCCAAGCAAAATGACCTCCCAGTTAAAAAAGTGGAGACCTGGTTCCGGCACCGGCGGGCCCAGGACCGTCCCAGACTGATGAAGAAGTTCTGTGAGGCAAG CTGGAGATTTATATTCTATTTCACATCATTCTTCTCTGCGCTGGCTCTTCTGTATGAT AAGCCTTGGTTTTGGGACCACACCGTGTGCTGGCTGAGCTTTCCACAGCAG cctctcctgcctgcacTGGGCTGGTTCTACCTGTTGGAGCTCTCTTTCTACTGCTCACTGGTTGCCACCCTGCCTTTTGATGTGAAGAGGAAG GACTTCAAGGAACAGATCATCCACCACATCGCCACCATCACCCTGATCTTTGTCTCCTATTGTGCCAACCTTATACGATTTGGGATGATAGTCATGCTGGTCCATGATGCCTCTGATTATATTTTAGAG CTGGCCAAGATGCTCCATTACATGAAATGGAAGCGGGTCTGTGAAGCagtctttgttgtttttgctgtggtGTTCATCAGTTCCCGGCTTGTCATTTTCCCGTTAAT CACATACTATTACTTTGTGACAAAATTTCAGATGTTCCTCCTAAGCTGTCTGATAAATGCTTTCCTGATGATCCTGCAGTTGTTGCACATTTTTTGGTCCTATCTAATCCTCCAGATGGTCTTTGGTGTCATCCTCCACGGTGCG aaaagaaaagacgCAAGAAGTGACACCGAGGAAAGCGACAGGAGTGAAGCAGAAGATCTGACAAAGAGCAAAGAGTAA